Within Mustela lutreola isolate mMusLut2 chromosome 10, mMusLut2.pri, whole genome shotgun sequence, the genomic segment GGAATCATAGGCTGATTCTTTGCTCTGAGGCTGGGAAATAGAATCTGCTGGACTGggtaaaaaacacatttttagaaaatgagaatCAACTAAAAATTATTACCTAGAACTTATACCGATATGCAACTGTGTTGAACCTCAAGCCCTGCCAGGTCCCTCTGCTTTATCTCAGGTCCTCTCCACCCCAGGGCAATAGTGCTTTGGGAGTTGCAGTTTCATACCTGGCTTATGAGCTATTTCATATGATCATCTCACTCCCGGCAGTCTAGCCAAGTTGAAAACCATGCCATGGGCAAGTATCCCACTTGCACATGAAAAAGTATCATTTCTACCTGGAAAGATCCTCATCCTTGTTTCATCCCCAACACCAAAGTCTGCTTATCTTTAAAAGCACTGTTGAAATGCTGCCTACCCTGAAGGTTGTTCTTCCCCAAACAAcatgttctctctgcttcagaGTTCTCCTTCCAAGGAAACCACTTCTGATCTACCCCATCAGGATGACTCTTTCCCTTCTGTCCTtgacattttatacttttttccccttttgagttcacacaaagtgagaaaaaaaaaaaaagaagtatgtcaatcaccttaaaattatatttattagtcTGCATATTACAGTATACAATGTACATTGTTTCTCCCATGAGATTGTAAGCTTTTCTAGAACAGGGATAAATTTCCTATTACATCTGGTAACACAAAGCACAATATAGAGTAGGTGCTCAGCACACTTGTCACACAAAAGTTTTCAATGTAAGGATTCTGCAGTGACATAGGTTGATGGCTACAAGGATGCTGAGACAGAAATCTCAAACCATGTGTTTCTGAAGCAATACCAGTCAACAtcttggaaggaaagaaggggcagCATCCACCTGTAGAAGCCTTAGCCCCTCAGGTGACCTCAGGGATTCACAGCAGCCAGGGCTCTGACTCCACATTGTTGGCTGAGCTGAGTGCATAGACAGAAGTAGGAGTGCAGCTTATGGGGACCAGGAAGTGTTTCCCAGCCCTAAATAGAGGGGGCAAGCCTGAGCTTCCCAGCAGCGTGAATTCAGAAAGGTGGATGAGAGAGAGCCACTGTACCTATGTCCCTCTCCTTTGGGCTGGTTACCTCAGCACTCCTCCTCTTTGATGTGGTAGACTGTGCCACCACTGAGGCAGCGGGGCTTCTTGCGGTGAGCCCTCTGAGAGCTGccagggctctgctccccggGCTTTTGGGAACCAGAATTGTAGCCTCCTGAACAGAGGTCACAGcaaggagcagagcagggagccagggaggTGTTTGAGCACTGTCGAGGTGAGCATTTGGGAGCACTAGGGGGCTCCCAGGATTCCTGCTTCTGTCGTGACATCAGTGGGCTAGTGAGTGGAAGCTGGAAGGCAAAAGAGAATTCAATTAATTCAGGTCCTCGagttatctatttcttttctccatgGGCTGGAGCTGTCAAAATAAAGCTGGCATTTACAATCTGCTAAATCCATCCTAGGAGGGACAGAAATGGCTCTGAGTGGGTACATTTGAGGAGTAAGCCATGGTGGGAACTCCCAGGGGACCCACCCACCAACAACCAAGCTATTAACTAAATCATCTTCTTGAACAAAGTGCAGCTGAATTGGACAGACTGTCTACTTTCCCAGACGAGGGTCCACCACGGTCAGATGTAAAGGAATAACGAATCTCTActctttttcttcattcagtCTTACTTTGTCCTGAGATTCCTAAGCTTGGGTATATCTTCTCCGCTTCTTTAACCCTCTGACTTCTATTACTTTTTCCCATGTTAAAtcatttgaggtcttttgtaaggaccacttcccttcccttctccctgccccaaaGCTCTCTTACCTGGCTTATCTACTCGctgggcagaagcagaggagatATCAGGCCTGCCTTGGCAGCATCTGAGTGAGGGACATGCAAGTGTTTCCTCACCCAGAGGTAGCCTCACCCTAGAGAAGGATGTGTGGACAAATCATTCCAGGAAGAGGAGTCTGGAAGCCTTTTATCCATCCTCCACTGAAGCCTTCAGGCTACATATTATTGGAGGGCAGCTGTGCGTGGACTATTTATGCAGATGTTTCACAATTCCCAGGTCTGAATTCCTCAGTGGCATGCAGCAGGATGTGGGCCAAAGGGAAACCCTTGAAAATGAGTGAACAGAGACTGTGACCTTCAGTGTGGCCTGAGTGGACTGGGTACACTGGCTAAGTCTCCGTGGACTGAGAGGGATCTGATCACTGTGGAGATCTCTCTAGGACTGGTGGGGAAGGACCAGTATCACCCAAGTCTGATGAAAACCCttctttccaccccctctcttcaTCCATGTCTTCTACCACTCAGCTCAAGGCTACCACCTCCTTGATGACTTGCCTGGTCCAACAGGCCACATCCAAGTCCTCCCTACTCTGAATGTCAAAGACACTTCTCATAGCCTTTATAGCTGCTTATGACCAAGGTGACCTACATATTTGTCCTATCAACTTTATTACACAATTCCTTGATGACAGGACCTTGTCTTTTATCACTTCTAAATTCCTAGAACCTGATACTGTCCCTGACATAAAGAAGATGCTCATTAAGAATGGAGTAATCTATATGCCATTAAAATAGACTATTTTGGGAGAACAAAAAatagggagaaaacaaaacacactcaTTTTTGTTCTGTGGCTCAAATCTCAATCTCTTGTGTTCACCATCCACACCTAAGGATTCTGGGAACATCCTTCTATAAATAGTACAGAGAAATGGGTGGGGGTACCTCACTTTACAGATCTGGCTGAGGAAAATGTGGAAAGTAAGATATTCATAAACCCTGCTACCTCGTCATGCAAAGGGGAGTTTTTATGTAATTATTGGGAGACCCCAAGGAAAAGCTTTCTGCAGcatgaaaaaattttctttattttttatgaaaatttatatcAGCACATTTTGCCAATGCTTAGGGTGGGAACAGTCTCTTTGAAATATGGTCCCTCACTTCTGGAGGTATCTCACTCAGAATTGCTGCACACATGCCAGCTAAGTGAAAAGGTCCTATTTAAACTCCTGTGGTAGGAACAGTGTCTTTCTTGCCTCTGTGTTCTCAGTGCCTACCACACAATAGGTACTCAGGAAACAGGTGAATAAGTGAAAAAGATGAGCAACTAGAAGAAAATTCTGATTATAGGGCTGTCTTCAAAGACTTTAAGTCATACATAGGACAAAGGTGAACAAGCTTGGGCTGCACAGTGGCAGATAAGGACCTAACCAGTGTGGAGAGTGGGACAAGATCAGAGGAGAAGCTACTGGAGCTAATCCAGCAGGACATGACTATCAGGGTCTACCTGTTTCATTTGGGAAGGCTACCAGGGGGAAGCAGTCTTTGACATGTAGTTTGGTTGAAGGGAGAGGAGATTCCTTGTAAGTGAAATAGAGATGGTATGGGTAGTACAATGAGAATAGAGGAAAGGATAGACAATAGAGAAGGTGGGAGATGGTATGAAGTCTTTCTCAGTCTATTAGAACAGAACCCTGGGACCACCTGAGTTAGGTGCTTCAGAGATCTGACCCCTTCTTCCCTTACTTCCTtcgccctcctctctctcctcttccttttcactTCTCCCTATCAGGTATCAAAAGGAACCCTACCTGCTCTTCTGAAAGTTGTCATGGACACTAAGCACTGGGAGAGCAGAGTAACTCTTGTCTTATTATACCAGTGGCTCCTTTTCCCCAGCTTGACTCATACCACATAAGCCTGCACTCTGACACTTCGTGCACCTCAAATGTGTTTCTTTAAGGTTAACTAACAACTACCCAACCCTACAAACCCTAACCAAGGGCTAAGGACTCTTCTTGGAGGTTCCTTTCTGGATGAACATCCCTGCTTCCTCTCTAGGTCCCCCAGACCACTGCTCATAACACTTGCCTCTTGAAGTTTCAGAGTCCAGTCATTTTCAGTACAACAAAGTTCATCATGCAGTTGGGGACTGACCCACCTGAATTAACACTTTCAGTGGATGAGAGCAGCATCTAGCTTTGCCCATTCCCTGAAGTAAGCCACATTGAAGTCCCTGAGTGGTCCACCATCCTATTAAACTTCCAAGTGGAGTAAGTTTCATGGCAGATCTCAGACATGGGCCTCCTTCCAGTGCCACTCCATTTCTCCCTGGCTCAGGTGTCTATAGTCATGACTCTCTGATTTGATATTTGCTAAGAACTTACTGTGTCCAGGATATAAGAAGTAGTAAGATCCCTGTTTTGTGCTTCAGAACTTTCACTCTAGAGATAATGCAGACACATTACACATTAATAGATAACATAAGACAGTATGTGAAAGATGACcaaacagagagacaggcaaattCTGATTGCTGAAAATGGAACTAGTCAGCTTAAATATACCAAACCAAAATTTGATAGTATTTTGAATATTGTTGCTCCTGCTATCATTAGCATCTCATACTAGTCTGGGCACAGAAGCCCATCTCCAAGAATTATCCACCCCTTCTCATTCCCAGTCCCAATTGTTGACCTTATTCCTCTAAGCAATAGATGTTTCCTttgctccttccttcttccctccctcccttccatccttccttctttttttccttccttccttccttccttcccttctttctttatttctggctgtctgtcttcttcttcttttttttttttttttttttttttttttttgtacttgattttcttctaagaatatCCTCCCCTCTACTCTTTACCTTTGGAAAATCTTCCAAGCACCAATATGAGCCCTATGTCCTCTGAAATGCAGTCCTTGATAATGTCTGACCAAGAGAAGCTTCCAGAGGCTTTATTGCTTGTCATACATGTAATTCATTATTGTGCATATTTTTATGTGAGATTGAAGACATTTCAAGCATGAGGATATGTCTCATATATTTCCTATCCTTTTTCAGTGTATGTAGTAGGTCAATGCACATACCAGTTATTAGGTCTTCAAAAATCCCTGcagtagatggcttttatgatattgaggtatgttgcCTCTATCCCtgtattttgaagagtttttttttttttttttttaagattttatttatttatttcagagagaatgagtgagagagagcacgagagaggagaaggtcaaagggagaagcagactccccaaggaactgggagcccaatgcgggactcgatcctggaagtccggaatcatgacctgagcttaaggcagtcgctcaaccaaatgagtcacctaggtgaagaggttttttttttttttttttttttttttttaaaaagtttattgctATGCattgcgctttttttttttttttttaaagattttatttatttatttgacagagcgagatcacaagtaggcagaaaggcaggcagagagagagaggaggaagcaggctccctgctgagcagagagcccgatgcgggactcgatcccaggaccctgagatcatgacctgagccgaaggcagtggcttaacccactgagccacccaggcgcccctaggtgaagagttttaatcagcaaaggatgctgtgttttgtcaaatgctttttttccatCAATTAagaggatcatatagttcttgtcttttcttttgttaatgtgatccatcatgttgattgattcgcaaatgttgaaccatcctttcatcccaggaataaaccccacctggtcatggtactAACGTGGTCATGGTTaacgtactgttgaatcctattggctagtatcctGTTAAGTGttttttggcatccatattcatcagggatattggtctataattctcctttctgaggggctctttgtctggttttgggatcagagtaatgctagTTTCATAGAAGGAGTTTGGAAATTTGCCTTCcatttcaactttttgggaaC encodes:
- the LCE6A gene encoding LOW QUALITY PROTEIN: late cornified envelope protein 6A (The sequence of the model RefSeq protein was modified relative to this genomic sequence to represent the inferred CDS: substituted 1 base at 1 genomic stop codon) — encoded protein: MSRQKQESWEPPSAPKCSPRQCSNTSLAPCSAPCCDLCSGGYNSGSQKPGEQSPGSSQRAHRKKPRCLSGGTVYHIKEEECXETPSSVPSVAIVNSLENHDLPIFMEILQVLQREGMLWEDTHEDPVAIWCDKVAE